Proteins from one Cellulosilyticum lentocellum DSM 5427 genomic window:
- a CDS encoding ABC transporter substrate-binding protein, protein MKKIVKRLTTLTTNVLLCGMLLTGCTSTGEATDKASNSNEDVIKIGVFEPITGSLAAGGAIEKEGIEIAYAERSEVLGKKVELVIADNKSEKVEAANAVSRLIEKDKVAAIIGSYSSTPSIGAGDVIKEAGIPTVGVSCTNPLVTQGNDWYFRVCFIDPYQGKVMANYAYNKLGARTAAVTREVGADYSVGLAQFFTDEFIRLNGGDESCIVATADYQSGDQDFNAQITNISKANPDIIFAPGNFTECSMLIKQARQLGVTTPFLGGDTWETPEFITIGGTEVEGALFSTFFDSNADFTPQTKTFVENYKASHNGEEPAAVTALAYDAYNVVLDAIERAGSTDPAAIQKALKETKDFPGVAGYINFDENGDATKSAVIKEIKEGKFTYVDSVSAE, encoded by the coding sequence ATGAAAAAAATAGTTAAAAGGTTAACTACTCTTACAACAAACGTATTATTATGCGGTATGCTTCTAACAGGTTGTACTAGCACAGGTGAAGCAACTGACAAAGCAAGTAACTCTAACGAGGATGTTATTAAAATTGGAGTGTTTGAACCAATCACAGGAAGCCTAGCAGCAGGTGGAGCTATTGAAAAAGAAGGGATTGAGATTGCCTATGCTGAAAGAAGCGAAGTATTAGGTAAAAAAGTTGAACTCGTTATTGCAGATAATAAATCTGAAAAGGTAGAAGCTGCTAATGCCGTTTCAAGATTAATTGAAAAAGATAAAGTTGCTGCTATTATTGGTTCATATTCTTCAACACCTTCTATCGGAGCTGGAGATGTTATTAAAGAAGCAGGTATACCAACTGTAGGTGTATCTTGTACTAACCCATTAGTTACACAAGGTAATGATTGGTACTTTAGAGTTTGTTTCATCGATCCTTATCAAGGGAAAGTAATGGCCAACTATGCTTACAATAAATTAGGTGCTAGAACAGCGGCAGTTACTCGTGAAGTAGGAGCTGACTACTCAGTAGGCCTTGCACAGTTCTTCACTGATGAATTCATCCGCTTAAATGGCGGAGATGAGAGCTGTATTGTTGCCACAGCAGATTATCAATCAGGAGATCAAGACTTTAATGCACAAATCACTAATATATCCAAAGCCAATCCAGATATTATTTTTGCACCAGGTAACTTTACAGAGTGTTCAATGCTTATCAAACAAGCTCGTCAATTAGGCGTAACAACACCATTCTTGGGTGGAGATACTTGGGAAACACCTGAGTTTATAACGATTGGTGGTACAGAAGTAGAAGGTGCATTGTTCTCTACTTTCTTTGATTCCAATGCAGATTTCACACCACAAACTAAAACTTTTGTTGAAAACTATAAAGCTAGCCATAATGGGGAAGAACCAGCGGCTGTTACAGCACTTGCTTATGATGCATACAATGTAGTACTTGATGCCATTGAAAGAGCGGGCAGTACAGATCCAGCAGCTATTCAAAAAGCGCTTAAAGAGACAAAAGATTTCCCGGGAGTAGCAGGGTACATTAATTTTGATGAAAACGGGGATGCAACTAAGAGTGCTGTTATCAAAGAAATTAAAGAGGGTAAATTTACTTATGTAGATTCTGTATCAGCAGAGTAA